Proteins from one Triticum aestivum cultivar Chinese Spring chromosome 7A, IWGSC CS RefSeq v2.1, whole genome shotgun sequence genomic window:
- the LOC123152957 gene encoding uncharacterized protein has translation MTPIACSSSMREKKGRRGRDKEEDEEGERHAAAHSTSAVAREEKGKRKRHTGRPLSSPRLITYLPLSSPHCSLFHGGHKPTTLSLSPQAAPPLRPHRRREVSHSSHSSQPLLVESVAEVPEDPLKLGLVAGRRTKADAEARELPPPDRRLWQSCVATSAPGAFLSISLVGGSHHPVRATALRPVMPMCGSCAAVDGPLQVQADAGRCVA, from the exons atgaCTCCGATAGCTTGCAGCTCAAGCATGAGAGAGAAGAAAGGAAGGAGAGGGCGTgacaaggaggaagatgaagaaggagagAGGCATGCCGCTGCTCACTCAACCTCCGCCGTCGCGAGAGAGGAAAAAG GTAAAAGAAAAAGACACACCGGACGCCCCCTCAGTTCTCCTCGCCTCATCACCTACCTTCCCTTATCCTCTCCCCACTGCTCCCTATTCCATGGTGGCCACAAGCccacaactctctctctctctcctcaagccgcccctcctcttcgtcCCCACCGCCGGCGCGAGGTCTCGCACTCTTCCCACTCTTCTCAGCCCCTCCTCGTCGAATCGGTCGCCGAAGTGCCCGAGGATCCGCTCAAGCTCGGTCTGGTTGCTGGGCGCCGGACGAAGGCTGACGCGGAGGCGCGGGAATTGCCTCCACCAGATCGGCGGCTGTGGCAATCATGTGTCGCAACCTCCGCGCCTGGTGCCTTCCTTTCCATCTCGCTCGTCGGCGGCTCCCACCACCCTGTGCGTGCGACTGCGCTGCGCCCTGTAATGCCCATGTGCGGCAGCTGTGCCGCGGTGGATGGTCCCTTGCAAGTGCAAGCCGATGCCG GCAGGTGCGTTGCCTGA
- the LOC123150307 gene encoding uncharacterized protein: protein MAQSHDQVLASASLLHRPVTVLPVPLGDLAAPTTPSSALKAMMLLRGGGFPLAVVPSGGCLSSEFLVPLFSDDDAVDWLLILVWSRWFSCGGGAVHRSCFRCPPELLPHLVQLRHCRRHQGPGDVVVVVGPPVAVLTSRGAVVVVLSTGSPAGAVDVRVR, encoded by the exons ATGGCGCAGTCCCATGACCaggtgctcgcctccgcctccCTCCTGCACCGTCCGGTGACCGTGCTCCCTGTCCCGCTCGGCGACCTCGCTGCTCCGACGACCCCAAGCTCCGCCTTAAAG GCCATGATGCTGTTGCGAGGCGGTGGTTTTCCGTTGGCGGTGGTGCCTTCCGGTGGTTGTCTGTCATCGGAGTTCCTGGTGCCGCTCTTCTCTGACGATGATGCTGTGGACTGGCTGCTGATTTTAGTTTGGTCACGGTGGTTTTCCTGTGGTGGTGGTGCTGTCCATCGGAGCTGCTTCCGTTGCCCACCGGAGCTCCTGCCGCACCTTGTTCAGCTCCGTCACTGCCGACGTCATCAAG GTCCCGGTGATGTTGTGGTTGTGGTGGGTCCTCCGGTGGCGGTGCTGACATCCAGGGGTGCTGTGGTGGTGGTGCTGTCCACCGGATCTCCTGCTGGTGCTGTCGACGTCCGTGTCCGCTGA